One part of the Diadema setosum chromosome 22, eeDiaSeto1, whole genome shotgun sequence genome encodes these proteins:
- the LOC140245589 gene encoding armadillo repeat-containing protein 8-like, which translates to MDLGFSQIYVDNLTVTDSHQLLCNLKSMKNIVIGSNKQKTSLMLCGAIDRVHYIMTSEGVSPDILVECAVLLGSFAKGTEDNKRELLDKRILAVMLQGLAHPDIRFVEACLRFLRTILTSPVAPVEDVVFEDSSVIPHLIHLLPKTLCTQECVSYILAQCCKTNKQQDMLYQQGAVDVLAPLLCSEVNKIRLPALQCLAALSYKNHCVSREISSAKYNREDMSTLLSRLLARDLPINIQLTAAKCLCYLCRAGAISPRCPLIVQRVLPSLARMCKKDRSVEERVEAAETLAFLIEEDVSLQVSASITDHLIPTLALYLKYTPSSTGKKEQGCHIQGELRQAAFKVFASLGANEEEIRKKIIETENLMDIIEKCIEEENFKVQLAAARCLHSLSRSVQQLRTSFQDHIVWKPLVELLQHKSAEELMIVASSTLCNLLLEFSPSKDKIVQAGAIDILCKLTTNPSASLRLNGIWGLMNMAFQADEKIKTSILEKMGTDQLFRLLTDTNVDILMKTLGLLRNLLSTRGHIDNIMLSHSAQIMTAVIMILEGNYPPQVKEQTLCILANIADGITAKAVIMSNEDILKKLTCYMRHDNVRLQIASVYCINNLVWNQEDGASERQAKLKEYGVLKQLQSLISTTDTDLFDKVKTAMQQFSS; encoded by the exons GATCTTGGATTCAGTCAGATTTATGTTGACAATCTCACAGTCACTGACTCCCATCAGCTGCTATGTAACCTGAA GTCAATGAAGAACATTGTTATAGGCAGCAACAAGCAGAAGACGAGCCTAATGCTGTGTGGAGCTATAGACAG AGTTCATTACATCATGACAAGTGAAGGGGTTTCCCCTGATATCTTGGTGGAGTGTGCTGTGTTGCTGGGGAGTTTTGCCAAGGGAACAGAGGACAATAAGCGAGAGCTGCTTGACAAGAGGATACTGGCTGTTATGCTCCAAG GCCTTGCACATCCTGACATCAGGTTTGTGGAGGCTTGTCTGAGATTTCTAAGGACTATTCTCACCAGTCCAGTGGCCCCGGTTGAGGATGTGGTCTTTGAG GATAGCTCAGTCATCCCTCACCTTATCCACCTGCTTCCCAAGACCCTGTGTACGCAAGAGTGTGTATCCTACATATTAGCTCAGTGCTGCAAG ACCAATAAACAGCAAGATATGCTATACCAACAGGGTGCTGTGGATGTCTTGGCACCTTTACTCTGTTCAGAAGTCAACAAG ATTCGTCTACCAGCCCTTCAGTGTTTAGCCGCTCTCAGCTACAAGAACCATTGTGTCTCACGGGAGATCTCCAGTG CAAAATACAACCGAGAGGACATGTCCACACTTCTGAGCAGACTCCTTGCCCGTGACCTTCCTATCAACATTCAGCTTACTGCAGCAAAGTG TTTGTGCTATTTATGTAGAGCAGGAGCCATCAGTCCTCGATGTCCATTGATTGTACAGAGG GTGCTTCCCAGCCTGGCTAGGATGTGTAAAAAAGACCGGTCTGTGGAGGAGAGGGTGGAGGCTGCAGAGACTCTAGCCTTTCTCATTGAGGAGGATGTCTCCCTCCAGGTCTCTGCCAGCATCACAGATCACCTCATCCCAACTCTGGCTCTCTACCTCAAGTACACACCCAGCAGTACAGGCAAAAAG GAACAAGGATGTCACATTCAAGGAGAGCTACGTCAGGCTGCCTTCAAAGTCTTTGCCTCTCTTGGAGCCAATGAGGAGGAGATTAGGAAGAAG ATAATTGAGACAGAGAACCTGATGGACATCATTGAAAAATGTATAGAGGAAGAGAACTTCAAAGTCCAATTAGCTGCTGCAAG ATGTCTTCACAGTTTGTCGAGGTCAGTGCAGCAACTCAGAACAAGTTTTCAAGATCACATAGTATGGAAACCATTGGTTGAG TTATTACAACACAAGAGTGCAGAGGAACTGATGATAGTAGCTTCATCAACATTGTGCAATCTTCTTCTGGAATTCTCACCCAGCAAAGAT AAAATTGTCCAAGCAGGAGCCATTGACATTCTGTGCAAACTGACGACCAATCCTAGTGCATCGCTACGACTCAATGGTATCTGGGGACTAATGAACATGGCATTTCAGGCTGATGAGAAAATCAAGACAAGTATTCTAGAAAAGATGGGAACAGACCAGCTCTTCAGACTGCTAACAGACACCAACGTTGACATCCTCATGAAGACTCTTGGTCTCCTTAGAAACCTCCTCTCTACCAGGGGG CACATAGATAACATCATGCTGTCCCACAGCGCACAAATCATGACAGCAGTCATCATGATTCTTGAAGGCAACTATCCCCCTCAGGTCAAAGAACAG ACATTGTGTATACTAGCCAACATTGCTGATGGCATAACAGCCAAGGCAGTCATCATGTCAAATGAAGACATCCTCAAGAAGCTAACATGTTACATG cgtcATGACAACGTGAGGCTACAGATTGCATCAGTGTACTGTATCAATAACTTGGTGTGGAATCAGGAGGATGGTGCATCAGAGAGGCAAGCCAAGCTGAAGGAGTATGGTGTTCTTAAACAGCTTCAGTCTCTTATCAGTACCACTGATACTGATCTCTTTGACAA AGTGAAGACAGCGATGCAGCAGTTCTCCTCATAG